A stretch of the Archangium violaceum genome encodes the following:
- a CDS encoding alpha/beta fold hydrolase: MSTSKRMIQGPAGRLAVTTTGEGGLPVLFVHGNSGNRTQWAAQQAHLAQRSVSFDLRGMGESDPDPAGRYGFRDFTEDVSAVADALGLDRFVLVGHSFGCTVVGEYAARHPGRVAGLVLGDPGGSLRDLPPEALDTLRESFQPEKYEEARLVWFEPMLLGAKPGTREAVLDSLRATPREVVATATWSLLDYEPEEQLSRYPGPCLAISAETTLVQLGTKALHLRVPGMRVEVLPAVSHWLMMDAPETFNALLDAFLAEVEAQVDLEDSLPPGPTDASGRLDSKSHGRGHPTRAYG; the protein is encoded by the coding sequence ATGAGCACCTCGAAGCGGATGATACAGGGGCCGGCTGGCCGTCTGGCCGTCACCACGACGGGCGAGGGAGGGCTCCCCGTCCTCTTCGTGCACGGCAACAGCGGAAACCGGACGCAGTGGGCGGCGCAGCAAGCGCATCTGGCACAACGCAGTGTGTCCTTCGACCTGCGGGGCATGGGCGAGTCGGACCCGGATCCCGCGGGCCGCTATGGCTTCCGGGACTTCACGGAGGACGTGAGCGCCGTGGCGGACGCGCTGGGTCTGGATCGCTTCGTCCTGGTGGGGCACAGCTTCGGCTGCACGGTGGTGGGCGAGTACGCGGCGCGCCATCCCGGGCGGGTGGCGGGATTGGTGCTCGGAGATCCGGGAGGAAGCCTGAGGGACCTGCCGCCCGAGGCGCTCGACACCCTCCGCGAGAGCTTCCAACCGGAGAAGTACGAGGAGGCACGCCTGGTGTGGTTCGAGCCGATGCTGCTCGGGGCGAAGCCAGGGACGCGTGAAGCGGTCCTCGATTCGCTGCGCGCGACCCCGCGCGAGGTGGTGGCCACCGCGACGTGGAGCCTGCTCGACTACGAGCCGGAGGAGCAGCTCTCACGCTACCCGGGCCCGTGTCTGGCCATCTCGGCGGAGACGACGCTCGTCCAGCTCGGAACGAAGGCCTTGCACCTGCGAGTGCCGGGCATGCGGGTGGAAGTGCTCCCGGCGGTGAGCCACTGGCTGATGATGGACGCCCCCGAGACCTTCAACGCCTTGCTGGACGCGTTCCTGGCCGAGGTGGAGGCCCAGGTGGACCTGGAGGATTCGCTGCCTCCAGGCCCCACGGATGCGAGCGGCAGGCTTGATTCAAAGTCCCACGGGAGAGGTCATCCCACCCGGGCCTACGGCTGA